In a genomic window of Methanobacterium sp.:
- the hcp gene encoding hydroxylamine reductase, with translation MFCYQCSQTAMGTGCTVRGVCGKEATVARLQDNLLFAIKGISAYLYHARELGYTDSEIDGFMERGFYSTLTNVNQDAGEFVKLAVEAGEMNIKTMQLLKKAHIETYGEPEPTTVETGTKKGHGIVATGHSLKALEELLKQTEGTGINVYTHSELLPAHGYPEFKKYDHLVGQLGGPWFDQRTTFSKYPVAILGTSNCVLIPKEDYRERMFTSGVAQLPGVQHIEDYDFTPLIEKAKSLPELEEEAGDKVFTTGFGASTILSLAPKIKELVESGKIRRFFVVGGCDSPLPKASYYREFVQNLPEDTVVLTLACGKYRFNDLVLGDIEGIPRLIDLGQCNDAIVGVDIVAALSELFGLEINDLPLSFVLSWMEQKAAAILWSLLALGIKGIYLGPIVPAWVNEDILNVLIENYDIKTIGDPKEDIKTILG, from the coding sequence ATGTTCTGTTACCAGTGCTCACAAACAGCAATGGGAACAGGTTGTACTGTAAGAGGGGTTTGTGGAAAAGAAGCAACTGTTGCAAGACTTCAGGATAACCTTTTATTTGCAATTAAAGGAATCTCAGCCTACCTGTATCATGCAAGGGAATTAGGATACACAGATTCTGAAATTGACGGATTCATGGAACGCGGATTTTACTCCACACTTACAAACGTGAACCAGGACGCAGGCGAATTCGTTAAACTGGCAGTTGAAGCTGGTGAAATGAATATAAAAACCATGCAGCTTCTAAAGAAAGCCCATATAGAAACCTACGGCGAGCCAGAACCAACAACTGTAGAAACAGGAACTAAAAAAGGGCATGGAATTGTTGCAACCGGACACAGCCTTAAAGCACTTGAAGAACTACTTAAACAGACAGAAGGAACAGGAATCAATGTTTACACTCATTCAGAGCTTCTTCCGGCCCACGGATACCCTGAATTTAAAAAATACGACCACCTTGTGGGTCAGCTTGGAGGGCCATGGTTTGATCAAAGAACAACGTTTTCAAAGTACCCTGTTGCAATTCTTGGAACATCAAACTGTGTATTAATACCTAAAGAAGATTACAGGGAGAGGATGTTCACATCAGGAGTAGCCCAGTTACCAGGCGTGCAGCACATAGAAGATTACGATTTCACACCTTTAATTGAAAAGGCAAAATCATTACCAGAACTTGAAGAAGAGGCAGGAGACAAAGTATTTACAACAGGATTTGGAGCTTCAACAATTCTTTCACTTGCACCAAAGATAAAAGAACTCGTAGAATCTGGAAAAATCAGAAGATTCTTTGTTGTTGGTGGATGCGACTCACCATTACCTAAAGCCAGCTATTACAGGGAATTTGTGCAGAATTTACCTGAAGATACAGTTGTATTAACTCTGGCGTGCGGTAAATACCGATTCAACGACTTAGTACTTGGAGATATCGAAGGGATCCCTCGTTTAATTGATTTAGGGCAGTGTAACGATGCAATAGTTGGTGTTGACATCGTGGCAGCTTTATCTGAACTTTTCGGCCTTGAAATTAACGACCTTCCTCTCTCATTCGTTTTAAGCTGGATGGAACAGAAAGCTGCAGCCATACTCTGGAGCCTCCTTGCACTTGGAATAAAGGGAATCTATCTTGGTCCAATTGTCCCTGCATGGGTAAACGAGGACATTTTAAATGTTCTCATTGAAAACTATGATATAAAAACAATTGGAGACCCAAAAGAGGATATTAAGACAATTCTGGGATAA
- a CDS encoding ferritin family protein: protein MEIINEHEIGVCKETDLEKVVQANFNGECQEVGMYLAMARLAQRDGLPEVAEVLKTIALEEAEHASHFAEMNGVIKPSLKENLEMMLKGEIMANNEKKAAAKEAKECGIDIAHDFFDESSRDEGRHAKMLQGILERYF, encoded by the coding sequence ATGGAAATAATAAATGAACACGAAATTGGAGTTTGTAAGGAAACAGATTTAGAAAAAGTAGTACAGGCCAATTTCAACGGGGAATGTCAGGAAGTGGGAATGTATCTGGCCATGGCCAGACTGGCACAAAGAGATGGGCTTCCAGAAGTAGCTGAAGTTTTAAAAACAATTGCCTTAGAAGAAGCAGAACATGCATCCCATTTTGCAGAAATGAATGGTGTAATTAAACCTTCACTTAAAGAAAACCTGGAGATGATGCTTAAAGGAGAAATCATGGCCAATAATGAGAAAAAGGCTGCGGCTAAAGAAGCTAAAGAATGTGGCATAGATATTGCACATGATTTTTTTGATGAGAGTTCCAGGGACGAAGGCCGCCACGCTAAAATGTTACAGGGGATTTTGGAGAGATACTTTTAA
- a CDS encoding V4R domain-containing protein: MDDLNNNNNNNNNNNNDNAQIKLFATSNGVRTVDSPVKSKILSMLKEGELNFDQIVELSGKAKSTVSVHLKKLVNEGIIDSKPDPNDARKKIFFINSEYLGDLSKEKKSGDRIEDYVSGYVMSDGDPFEFFRLMFKTIRVGLIKQGMNIDPILHEAGINVGKTLYKRVYDPDMNKFLQNIAQFWKTHYLGGVEVQSIDPLVIKVSECYECRHLPYLGKPACAFDAGILKALFSAYFEDKREVEETKCYAMGDKYCCFVIEKNE, translated from the coding sequence ATGGATGATCTAAATAATAATAATAATAATAATAATAATAATAATAATGATAACGCACAAATAAAACTTTTTGCAACATCAAATGGCGTTCGAACTGTGGATAGTCCTGTAAAATCTAAAATATTATCAATGCTCAAAGAAGGAGAACTGAACTTTGACCAGATAGTGGAATTATCAGGGAAAGCTAAATCTACAGTATCTGTTCATCTCAAAAAGCTTGTAAATGAGGGAATTATAGATTCTAAACCAGACCCTAACGATGCCCGGAAGAAGATTTTTTTTATTAATTCTGAGTATTTGGGAGATTTATCAAAGGAGAAAAAATCAGGGGACAGGATAGAAGATTACGTGTCTGGCTACGTTATGAGCGATGGCGACCCTTTTGAATTTTTCAGATTAATGTTTAAAACAATAAGAGTAGGTTTAATAAAACAAGGAATGAATATTGACCCTATACTTCATGAAGCAGGCATAAATGTTGGTAAAACACTTTATAAAAGAGTATATGATCCAGATATGAATAAATTTCTGCAAAATATCGCTCAATTCTGGAAGACTCATTATTTGGGCGGTGTAGAAGTTCAAAGCATTGATCCGCTTGTAATTAAAGTTTCAGAATGTTACGAATGCAGACATTTACCCTATCTTGGAAAGCCCGCCTGTGCATTTGATGCAGGGATTTTAAAGGCGCTTTTTTCCGCTTATTTTGAAGATAAAAGAGAGGTGGAAGAGACAAAATGTTATGCCATGGGTGATAAATACTGCTGTTTTGTAATTGAAAAAAATGAATAA
- a CDS encoding rubredoxin, translating to MYKCDICSYIYDSEVGDPENGIAAGVDLKDLPESWICPLCGIGTEHFHPLEDKALIPQREAPLSLMMMALTRSLWQICGRGSCAVTREIGRLFIRQLKNSDKLKNEEEALKSVKEYFIDSNKFALDMEYIIKEQEVEVEIKNCGFFGLCSQLEDQNVLISTCPYSNTIAAAMEEVTGYRHRISKEQKGYGHKIFLKRVSKIKA from the coding sequence ATGTATAAATGTGATATTTGCAGCTATATTTATGATAGCGAGGTTGGAGACCCTGAAAACGGAATTGCAGCAGGAGTAGATTTAAAGGACCTTCCAGAAAGCTGGATTTGTCCTTTATGTGGTATTGGAACAGAACATTTCCATCCTCTGGAAGATAAGGCGTTAATTCCACAAAGAGAAGCTCCATTAAGCCTGATGATGATGGCCCTTACCCGCAGTCTATGGCAGATATGTGGGAGAGGATCATGTGCTGTAACCCGTGAAATAGGCCGTTTATTCATCAGACAATTAAAAAATAGTGACAAACTTAAAAATGAAGAAGAAGCCTTAAAATCAGTGAAAGAATACTTCATTGATTCCAATAAATTTGCTCTGGACATGGAATACATCATTAAAGAACAGGAAGTAGAAGTTGAAATTAAAAATTGCGGGTTTTTTGGGCTATGCAGTCAGTTAGAGGACCAAAACGTTTTGATTTCCACATGTCCCTATTCAAATACCATTGCTGCAGCCATGGAAGAGGTTACAGGATATAGACACAGAATCAGTAAAGAACAAAAAGGGTATGGTCATAAAATCTTTTTAAAAAGAGTTTCGAAGATTAAAGCCTGA